The proteins below come from a single Candidatus Polarisedimenticolia bacterium genomic window:
- a CDS encoding N,N-dimethylformamidase beta subunit family domain-containing protein yields the protein MKRFLMMTCAGILLLSGVRPSSAGPLNLIQLENRQPGTTAWQLTNPADNRQIEGYASLTSVPVGGDIRLFVSTADKTYSLTVFRMGWYGGTGGRKVLGPQMLPGVKQVTPDVDPTTEVVECQWTKPFVIHVPSSWLSGIYLVKLHANTSGKESYIIFTVRDARRADLVFQQSVLTYHAYNPWPGYDTVGREYTGQSLYDFATKGGKQAKTVSMDRPYGLVERSFANPLPFYSRSVSLFYGIGAGDFLQNLAPASMDYGMVRWLERQGYDVTYITDVDTHEDVGRLLRAKAYLSVGHDEYVTREMKAHMVQARDQGVSLGFFGANYVYWPVGLLPDSSGTPNRRITLFANCVNKDTGIARSETECVTDDDCTDGNLCKVKLADYSRTLDANGVSESEQALVGGMWDPGAAITGGGDIFLAPDSLLDHWVFANTGLQVGDSIPGIIGSEYDYTSVDPLFPSPDGLQVLVHTQVPNFGAGLPGFPLPQDFDGDFNSWYESIAAAPRHCGNDASKVCTPDTVVDDCCTTDACRAKPPSCEQLTVLHCSDDASKECTAKTVKDDCCTDDACRAEPPACVYPCDRSPISPLGRVPDEGFCSNPFPYYPGLRTDWAMTIYQAPSGAWVFNAATNEWAWGLDDYFTGLKTPDGANNGPALRVQCGYPWFHPGLVSCRNPAVEQITRNVLNRFIAGF from the coding sequence ATGAAACGATTCTTGATGATGACTTGTGCGGGAATCTTGTTGCTGTCGGGAGTGAGACCTTCTTCAGCCGGCCCTCTGAACCTGATCCAGCTGGAGAACCGCCAGCCGGGCACGACCGCCTGGCAGCTGACCAATCCCGCCGACAATCGCCAGATTGAAGGCTATGCCTCGCTCACCAGCGTACCCGTCGGCGGAGACATCCGCTTGTTCGTGAGCACGGCCGACAAGACCTACTCGCTGACCGTCTTCCGCATGGGATGGTACGGCGGCACCGGCGGAAGAAAGGTCCTAGGACCGCAAATGCTGCCCGGTGTGAAACAGGTGACCCCCGATGTCGATCCCACGACGGAGGTCGTCGAATGCCAATGGACCAAGCCCTTCGTCATCCATGTTCCGAGCTCCTGGCTGAGCGGCATCTACCTGGTGAAGCTCCACGCCAACACGTCAGGCAAGGAGAGCTACATCATCTTCACGGTGCGCGACGCACGACGCGCCGATCTGGTCTTCCAGCAATCGGTCCTCACCTACCATGCCTACAACCCATGGCCCGGCTACGACACGGTAGGCCGGGAATACACCGGCCAGTCGCTCTATGACTTCGCGACGAAGGGCGGCAAGCAGGCGAAGACCGTTTCGATGGACCGCCCCTATGGGCTGGTCGAGCGGAGCTTTGCCAATCCACTCCCCTTCTATTCTCGAAGCGTCAGTCTGTTCTACGGAATCGGCGCAGGTGATTTTCTGCAAAACCTCGCTCCCGCGTCGATGGACTACGGAATGGTTCGCTGGCTCGAGCGCCAGGGCTACGACGTGACCTACATCACCGACGTCGATACGCACGAGGATGTGGGACGTTTGCTTCGGGCCAAAGCCTATCTATCCGTCGGTCACGACGAGTACGTGACGCGGGAGATGAAGGCGCACATGGTCCAGGCCCGCGATCAGGGCGTCAGCCTGGGGTTCTTCGGCGCGAACTATGTCTACTGGCCCGTGGGGCTGCTTCCGGATTCCAGCGGCACGCCGAATCGCAGGATCACGCTGTTCGCGAATTGCGTGAACAAGGACACGGGAATTGCCCGATCGGAGACGGAGTGCGTCACCGACGACGACTGCACGGATGGGAACCTGTGCAAGGTCAAGCTGGCCGACTACTCCCGGACCTTGGATGCCAACGGCGTCAGCGAAAGCGAGCAGGCATTGGTTGGCGGCATGTGGGACCCCGGAGCCGCCATCACGGGAGGTGGCGATATCTTCCTGGCTCCCGACTCCCTCCTTGATCACTGGGTCTTCGCCAACACCGGCCTGCAGGTTGGTGATTCCATTCCAGGAATCATTGGGAGCGAATATGACTATACCTCCGTCGATCCACTTTTCCCTTCGCCGGACGGGCTGCAGGTCCTCGTTCACACCCAGGTGCCCAATTTCGGTGCCGGTCTGCCTGGATTCCCGCTGCCGCAGGATTTCGACGGGGATTTCAACTCATGGTACGAATCGATTGCGGCGGCTCCCCGGCACTGCGGGAACGACGCCTCCAAGGTATGCACCCCCGACACAGTCGTGGACGACTGCTGCACGACCGACGCCTGCAGGGCGAAGCCGCCCTCCTGTGAACAACTGACCGTCCTGCATTGCAGCGACGATGCCTCGAAAGAATGCACCGCCAAGACGGTCAAGGACGATTGCTGCACGGATGACGCCTGCAGGGCCGAGCCACCGGCGTGTGTCTATCCCTGCGATCGATCGCCGATTTCCCCCCTGGGCCGCGTGCCGGATGAAGGGTTCTGCTCCAATCCGTTCCCCTACTATCCCGGGCTGCGGACCGATTGGGCGATGACGATCTATCAGGCGCCGAGCGGCGCCTGGGTGTTCAACGCCGCCACCAACGAATGGGCCTGGGGCCTCGATGACTACTTCACGGGTCTCAAGACCCCGGACGGCGCCAACAATGGACCAGCCCTTCGCGTCCAGTGCGGCTATCCCTGGTTCCATCCTGGGCTCGTGAGCTGCCGGAATCCGGCGGTCGAGCAAATCACTCGCAACGTTCTCAATCGCTTCATTGCCGGATTCTGA